AAGGCGGGGTTCGAACTCttctcataatattttttatactctaggtttgttcctttttttttatttctttcctttctatttttggtattgaatttttgttctttctttttttggtcagattttttttttggttttgattttggtttctACTTTTCTTTCTACAATGCCATTTGAGGCCCAAATTGGGCCTAATTTACTGATTTTGGAAGATTCGGCGCAAATTACATGAGGGCCCAAGAAGCCCACTAAACCGTTATCCGCCTATGTAGGAAACCAGGAAAGTGTGTGTGTGCTGTCTCTTCCGCCAAGAAGCCAGCAACCATGCCTGCAACTCCATTTTCGTGCTCGTACCTCATCCTTCAGCCACGCTTCAACTCCTACTTCAACCCTCTCTTCCGTTCCTTCACCTACCAGCTCTCTACTTCACCGCTCTCCTTCAATGGAATCAAGTTCACCGCCGCCAGAGTCCACTCTTCACTCTCGCCGGCGGCGGAGACCGACTCTCAGAGCGGCGGTGGCGGAAGATCTGGAGCTTTATCTCCCGGTCCTATAGTCGCTGGAGAGGTGCAGAGGATCGACGTGAACCCTCCCAAGGGGACGCGTGATTTCCCGCCTGAGGAAATGCGCTTGCGCAACTGGCTCTTCAACAATTTCAAAGaggttttatttgatttttcacTTGAATTTACTTGAAAAGCTTCAATACTACTTTATGCATATGCCTGTTTATGATTCGATTTGGTTCTAGTGTTTAGCTTCAGATTATGGAATTTATCTATTTGGATGGATTAGGTTTCGCGTTTATATGGATTTGAGGAGGTTGATTTTCCTGTGCTTGAGAATGAGGCATTGTTCACTAGGAAAGCAGGGGAGGAGATTAAGGACCAGGTAACTCTTTTGCTTTAGGTATGTGTCAGTGTCTCCGTATGGTGCTCTGGATTGTACTTTGACGGAAATTGCACTGAAGCAGCATGCTTGTAGTGTGGTTAGGAAATAGGAAATcataaattacaaattaaaatagaagagaagGAAAGTGCAACGACGAGTTTTGGAGGAATATGAAAATGTAATCTATACATTTTCGTTTGTGCAGCTTTATTGTTTCGAAGACCGGGGTAATCGTCGTGTTGCACTGAGGCCAGAACTTACTCCTTCTTTGGCAAGGCTGGTGATACAGAAAgggtaaattttaattttgatattttaatttgaccGGTATAGCTATAGTGGATTTTGCATGTGGATGTCAAATTCTCATCCTTATGTTAGTGTTTTTTCTTCCCAGCAAGTCTGTACCACTGCCATTGAAGTGGTTCACTGTTGGACAATGTTGGCGGTATGAGAGAATGACAAGGGGGCGCCGTCGTGAGCAATAATGAAACTGTCTGAATGTTCCTTGTAATAAAGTCATgagctttttgttttcttggttATTTATATTGTCTATTAGACATGGCTTGGTGGATGTTCATGCTTGGTTCTCATTTGTGTACCTTATACTTTTGAATTACTGTGCTGACAATATTGTTGAATGCATTGAATTGTGATAGTTTTAATATGCTTTTTTgtcagctttttttttttaatatatattgtaGGCTGAAGCAGAGCTTATATCGTCTATCGTCACTTTATTCAAGCGAATAGGAATTAAAGAATCCGATGTTGGGTTTAAAGTTTCCAGCCGAAAGGTTCAAAGTTTTACTTTTCCCATATATTGATGATCTACCTATTTTTCCTTTCGTATTTCTACTTGTGctgcacttcttcttctttgatctaCCTATTTTTCCTTTCGTATTTCTACTTGTGCTGCACTTCTCCTTTAATATCTTACAGATTTGTAGGTAGTTGCAGTCTTCAATAAGAAGTTTTTGGTTCTTATGTTCTTACATATTCATGTGATTCTAGGTGTTGTCTCGGTTTCGCGGTCGTCTTACACTGTTATTTATTTCCATGCTTTCCAGGTTCTACAGGAAGTATTGAAGTGTTATTCCATACCTGAAAGTTTATTTGGCAAGGTCTGCGTCATTATTGACAAAGTGAGTTGTACAACTCTTTGCtatttttgcatgattttattttttcaattgatgGTGGTTGAAGATATAATGGCTTGTCTTTGTTATACTTTGTAAATGTCAAGCAACATAATGTTATATTAGTTGGAATAATGATATGGGGATGCTTATGATTCACCCTTATCTAAGAATAAGTTCAATATGCAAATGATGATTCCAATGGCTTAAGTCAACACCAACAAAACCAAATCTACAGCAATGccttatttttatcttctttttatttatttattcatttatttacttCTATCTTCTAGGTGGCCCACcagtcaatttttttgtttcggCAACCTGTGTTGCATAAACTATGTTTTCAGAATGTAAAGTAAGAAAAGCTATGCCTGTGCTGATTGCCTCTATCAAAGAGTTGCGACATGATTTATCTTTTAACTCCTAGTCTCAAGAAGCACAATGGCTCACTCTATTATAGGCCATCTATCATGAGAGTCACAAACAGACTAATTTAAAGATATTCATCCTGACAATAAAACCatgagaagagaaagagagaaaaaagcaAATAATGTAACTTAGCATATATATGCATGTGTGGGTGTAAATTAATATACCACTCCCCCAATATCATTCCAAAGTTGTAAATAAGATTTGAATGAAGTCATTCATAATAACATTCTTGGATTCCCTTGAATGTTGAATTTATTATATTGTGATGCTTAAAGTGTCATCAATTGGGAATTTTGTGTCTAGGCTTCTGATCGTGTCTGCATCCTCTGCTCTGCTCTTCTATCTCTCTCTGATCCATATGCTTTTATCTACTTCTAATTCACCTGTCTTTGGGGTGACAGAAGTTTCATATTCTGGCATTTTGCCTTGCCAACTtgtttataatttgaaataaattcactgctttttattttttatagatcgAGAAAATTCCAGTTGATGAGGTAAAGAAAGAGTTGATGGCTGCTGGTGTATCACAAGAGGCTGTCGAGGAGCTTTTGCAAGTCCTTTCTGTAAAGTCATTGACAGGGTTAGAAGGTTCAACTTCTACAGTTAATTTGTTCTAACACTTTTTAATAGTTTGTGAAATTTCCTGGAAATTATATGTTTCTAGTCAATGAAATTTTATGTTCAATATATCATTTGGAAGCACAATGATTCATTTTCTAGCTTATGGCATATGCTTAATTCAAAAAAGTTTTTGTTCTTGGAGAATATATTTCAttggtttctttttcttgaagcCTATCTATGGATCCAAAAGGTTCACTGATATGAAACCTAAATTTTGCTGTGCTCAGAGAAGCTTGGAAGCAGTGGGAAAGCAATTGCTGACCTGAAACAGTTGTTTTCACTTGCTGAAAAATTTGGTTACTCTGAATGGATTCAATTTGATGCATCAGTTGTTCGAGGCCTTGCTTACTACACTGGCATTGTATTCGAGGTTAGAATTTTTCATGGCTAATAGTTAATACTAATCAGATGTTTAATGTCCGCAATACATATGGTTAATTTTATTCAGTGACATTCTTGGTCTAATTTCCTGTATGTATATCGCTTCTCCCTTGCATAAATAAATGCTTTCTCTCTTTAGATAAAGACCTAGTTCTGTGACAACTATGTTGAAGATTAATTCGGATATTGATGAAAGTATGACTTGTGTTTTGAAATATATACTATTCATGTATAATGGCATATTATATACGGTTTGGCAAATAATGGCTGGAATGCGATTAAAACCATTTTCTtggtttaaatatttttctcatTGGCTTAAACTTAGACATTAAAAGAATTCTTTTCAGTTCTTCCtgagataattttaaattcatttaTACTCATGTGGCATGGAGGCAAAGAGCATGATATGTGCAAATTCTTGGAGCAAGTCACTGTAGCATGTAAGATCCTTAGTGATAATGTGATATCATCATGATATCCAACAAGATAAAATGCAAACGCAGAATCCTATCGTTGCCctctatgttttctttttgaTGATTTCTTCATTTTATATTGAAAAGTAGAAAAAAGAACATGGAAAATGAAACAGTTAGGTTTCTAATGTTTGAAGGCACACCATAGGTTTACTAGCTATATATTGCTGCAATGAAGTTACATTTGTCCCTGGCTCCCCGTTATATGTTTCATGATACAGTTGTGCCATAGCATATCAGTTGTGTTTCTAAGGTTACACATTAATAGGAAGTGATAGTCTTGTTGATACATTATTGTATTGGTTCTAAATATTATGTTAATATGTTTGTTTATAGCCAAGGCACATATTGGCtgttttatcttccattgtttaAACGATTAATTTCTTCAGTAGGGTTTTGATCGAGAAGGAAAGCTGCGAGCTATTTGCGGTGGTGGTCGTTATGATCATTTGTTCTCAACTTTTGGTGCTGATGACATTCCTGCCTGTGGTTTTGGATTTGGTGATGCAGTTGTAGTGGAAGTAAGTCTAACTTTTAAGTAGTAGGAAAAATGGGAAAATCATGATGTTTTGCATTTTTATGAATTACTTGCTGCCTTCGTCTTTGACACTTTATTTTACATTTAGGACTAGGTGCATGAAGCAAATCATGAGAAACTATGCAATTTATTACCTATAGTTCTTTAGAAAGCCACATCTTTTGATGTGATGTAATGATTTTATAAGCTTTGACTCCAATAATATTCTGTTTCTGATTCCAAGTTGTACAACTTGCAGTTAACTGGGTTTGTACTGAGATTCTTTGGCGATTCTTGCGAAATCCTATAGGTTTTTAGAGCAAAGaggattacataaaaaaaaaaaggagcaaAGAGGATCATGTATTTAAAAACGGTTACTCATGTATAATTTTTCAACTAAATTCATGCTTTTGCAGCTTATATCGGACAGATTTTGCTGGATATTGTtactttccttcttattttgaCTGGAAATTGTTCTCTTAAAATTTGAGTGATTTCCTTTCTCTTCCTTAGACTGACCGTAGTTCTTTTTGAAAAGCTTTGTGCAATTCGCTATTCATGCTGTTCTTAAGTGTTTTAAAGTTTGTCCTGCATCTCTTCCTATATTCAACAACAGCCTAGTATCATGTAGGGTTGGTTGTATGGATCATGGGACACCATGTCCTATGGTAAACCATTTCTGTAAACAAACCATGAAACTCTGTCTTTTTCAACGGTTTCACTTGAAGAATTTTGGGTCTTTCTTCCCTAACAACTGAGCTACCCTCTGTTTGAtctattctttttatttggGTTTCTACGGGTTTTCCACAGATGACTGAACCATCTCAGATGGGAATTTCACCATCATCTCTACAGTTGATGCTAACCCTACTAACTTACCCTCCAATGCATCCTTGTCTAGTTGTTTACTCATTCAACACAACATTCTTATCTCTGCCGCAATAAGTTTATTTTCTTGATGGCTTTTCACCATCTAACATCTAATTCTGCACAATATTAAAAATCTTACAGCTTTGCGGCAAAATGTTCCCTTAAACTTTGAGGGTTACATCTCTCTTTATTGATCCATAATTTTGTATAATTGGCccataataaataaactatgCATCAGTTGAAGATTTACTTCTTTTACTTTGATTAATGTTAAATTAAGGGAAAGAACATACTTTGTTTAGAGTACATTATATTGTCATCACTTTTTCCCGATCATTTTTAGTTCCCATTCTGTAATAGGCTTTATCCCTAGTTAAAGGTAGTGTGCATCTATTAAGATGCTTCAGTTTATGTAGTCAACACCATCCCATGTGCAGTAAATTTATAGGGGCACTCTAATACAGCAACCGATAAGCCTTATCCCTCTAGGTGAGATTTTCTGTATGGATCAAGCAATGTTATAGTTCCCCAATATATTATAGGGAACTGACATCTTACTTTCTCAGCTATGCTGATTTTCTTTGTTACTTAATGCTATTCTCTGATGTGAATTGGTCTCGTTGATTTTGGCCTCAGTTctgttttttccttcttcttttaaCAGATACCCTTGTCCTCCTTGCTCTTTAAACAGTTACTTAGAGAAAAGGGTCTGCTACCAGATCTCAGCTTACAAATGGATTACATTGTATGTGCCTTGGATGAAGATCTTCAAGGTGCTGCTGCTATGGTTGCTCATGTTCTCAGAAAAAAGGGACAGAGTGTTGACTTAGTTTTGGAAAGCAAACCTCTTAAGTGGTAAAAATTCGTGcttaaatttttcttctttccttgttAAAGTGCACTTGCATGTTATAATGTCTTCTGATATGATATATAATTCCTCATTCAcattctagggtttttaagcgAGCTGCCCGAAATAATGCTCAGCGGCTTGTATTAGTGGGGAGCTCTGAGTGGCAAAGGGGTGTGgttggtgtcaaaattcttgcTACTGGTGAACAGTACGAGGTTAAGCTGGATGAACTGATATAAATcagaattttattctttttaatttttttggttatgTATTTTGGTCTCGTTAGTGCTAGTATCTTTTACCTTTAATTTTTACCCTAGTCTAACTTTAGTACTTGTTTATGTATGTATATGCATAAATGCCCGACTCTGTTGATGCTGTTATCCTTTGTTCCTTCATTTCCAAAAGCATTTATTTCTGTTCATATTTACATTTTATTGAATCAAGTTCTTCACCTGTATGGATGTACCAGACCTCCCTGTCTCTACACATGGACACACACATTTAATCATAAACAAACTTGAATACAcacattttatttgtttatatattgAAAAAGTAGTATAGATTAttccttatctttttttttagagTACCCATATTGCAGATGTATCCAAGGCCATATCAAGAATAGATCAAAAGCGAATATTCATATGAAGTCTTGATTTAGATGATTTGTTTTACAGATCCTTTCAACTTAAAGTTATCATACTATCCTTACCTTAGATGTTATTGTTAGTAAATCAATACTCCTTTACCTCAAGAATGCGTTTTTATTCAATAAAAGTGATCCATGTAATTATGATGATATTGACGTGGTTAGGGGTATAGCAGGCATCTTTTATTTGCGGTGGGGAAGAAAATCTTGGGCAAAGAATATGTAAACTTTATGCAGTTGAATGAATAAATCTTCAATATCCATCAAATATGACAAAAGTATACAGCTGGGTTTAGTTTTTTATGATAGTTTTGGTGAATTCTTCTGCATGCGTTTTTTATTTCAGAGTACTAAAGAATTAAAGATGTTGTGATGTGCGTTTGAGCAAAGCTGCTTACGTTTCTGCTATTCTGCTTAATATGTTTGCATTTTTTGAGGAGATGCAGCTGTGAATGAGTGGATGATATGAGTAGAGTgccattattatttatttttctttcatcttGAATTAGTACAGTTTCATTTatctttgaaatttgaaaatagtCCACTGTAGTCATATTTATCTTGATTCCCCTTTTCCATGTTGCCTGAAATGTTTATCTTTGTTCTCTCTTCTGAGAAGTTGATGGTATGATGTTTTTTTATGCAGTGCTAGAACTTGACCATCCAGTAATTTGAcaaaatttcagatttatgtttcttttattttcttttcttttaatgctTTGGTGTGATAACACTTATCTCTGTCCCTGTGGTCATGAGCCTAAGCTCTGGGTTTAGAAGGGAAACAAGACGGTGTTTGCTACTTTACTTGTTGAGGGGATGTAAGGAGCTTGGAAGATTCGGAGGACTCAGAGCAGGATGCAGATGGTGAAACTAATCAAGATGAACATGGAAGAAGTTGGGATAAAGATATGGCTGAAAATAGGGTTGCTTGGGATCTAGCTGTCGAATTAGGAACTGTTTTATGTGACGAGGATGAGGACATTATGACTATTCTCCAAGCTCAGAATGAAGTATTGGCACAAAAAAGAAGGCAAGCAAAAcagaaagagaaagcaagaaGGTGCCGCTCCAAAAACCGAAATAAGGTGTATAATAaagtttttaaatgattttagtTCGTGGAATATGAGGAGTTTAGGGAGTGTTGGAAAGTgaaaaatggtaaaaaatttAAGCATAAAAATAATGCGAATATGTTAGGATTGATAGAGACAAAGAAGGAGGTGATTTCTAAGTTTGATATAGTGCAATTTTGAGGTAATGATGCGGTGAGTTTGAAATTTGTGGGATCGGAAGGTGTTTCTAGAGGTTTATTAATAATGTGGAATGTTATGATGTTTAGGTTGAGTAATTGTTACAAAGGGGAGAGATGGTTGTGTATAGAAGGAGAATTgacaaacaataatttttatttgtgttgtttgctTGGTGTATGGTGCACATACAAGGGAAGAGAAGCTTGCTTTGTGGGaagagttaaatttttttatcggAAATATGTCAGGTTCCTCTGTGCTACATGGGTGTCTTCAATGAGGTTGTGTAgttggaagaaagaaaaggcGCTAGTGTGTTAACAGCATTATCAAACTGGTGGATATAGAGTTGAATGACCGTAAGTTTACATGGTTCAGGGTCAATCGTGCAGTCAAATTAATACAATATTGGTGACTTTGATTTCATTGCTATCATTTGGAGCACTTAGTTGAAAAGGAATGGCAGAATTTCAGGAATCAAGAATCAAGTGTTGCAGGAGTATTTAACAGGTCGATTAAGAGTTACAAAGAGTTGAGTGATATTTGATCTTTTGGGTTGTTGATGGCTTTTGTCGAagataattaagaattaatttattttatctgtttaatacttttttGTTGAGATGTTGATGCTCCACCTTGTTGTGTTgagttttttatttcaaaaaaaaaaattatgatattgAACATACAGTAGAGTAATTTATGCTTTATATTACTGGTGCATATTACATGCACTTTTTCTGGTTGGTATGCATAAGTATAAAGTGCCTCTTGTACAATGAGAATTGGTTCTACTTGGTAGGTAATGACAGCTACTCTCATAAGTTCTATGCTTATGGATGACATGACGTCACTAGTTTGAAAACTATAATACTGATTGATGCTCTGGTGGTTTAATATCTTTATTCCTAGCTTTAGTTGCGGACAAATTTTTCCACTTGCCCAAATCCCATTGTTAAAGAAAGCCCCTGCCTGCAACAGCAAATATACGAAGAAATGATCATGTCCAAATAGCAGGTCATAGATTGCACAGTGAAGCATATACATCCCCATTATGATCGCCAGTGGGTTGATCCTGTTGGTTAAAATAAGGGCCATCGTTATGAATCTCATGAGTTAGTAATATATGGACTATGGAGTAATCATCAGATATTGTCACTGCATTCTTTACTTTACATTCTAACGTTATGTATTACATTTTCTTTAAGTACAAAATTGTAccacaagaaaagaaaaataataaaaaaagaatatggTTGTGTTCCTGTTGCTCTTTCTCCTTAagttttaggtttatttttCATGCTTCAATTAAATTTTCCGGTGGATAATTGTAGATTGCTCAATGGCTATTTGTTGTGCCGGTTGAATAGATTGCTTTTAGATAAAGTGATAAACTAACTGCAAGACAGCTGGTACCTTTCTATTATTCGGAATGGAAAGTGTGAATCACTTGATGGTCTTGTATTGTTCGTTTGTTTCAGGGCATTTTCAAGCTAACCCATTCATTGACACGGTTCACTTTTAAGAGTCCTGTAATTGTTGCTTTAGTTCGATGGTGTGACATGACATTCTCGAAGAGAATCCAGGATACTAGCAGATGTATGGATCTGTCCCATAGTTATTTGAATGGAGAATAATTAAGATAACTGAGCACACAAAGTTCTACACTTCTGTCAGAAATCAATTACCTTGGGGTGGAAAGTGCATTTAGAATTGTAATGGTTGCTTGGATATATATGTCAATCTGCTTTTTGAGACTGACTTCTGGAATTAACACACAGGATAGTATAACTATGCAGTAAAAGAAGAATGTGACCAGTGTGCGATGATCTTCCTAACAAATAAGAAAGCATAGATAAGATGAAGTCTCTTCAAAAGTGATACCCTCTGAATGATACATATTGTTCCAATCAgtatatgattttataatttatatatgagAAATTGAAGTCTTCCTAGCTCTTGATATAACAATTTAACCCTTGAGTACCTTGCAAAGAAGGATTTCCTTGCTCATTTTCTTAAAGAGAAGCTGGACCAGATGACCACTGTGCTGCTGATATCGGTATGCATTAAATGTATTTGGTAGTTCATTTTTTACCTAGGAAGCAGCAAAAAGCCGAAAACATGATAtagtattaaattatcaatgaaTCAGATTAGAAATAAATAGCTCACTTTTACATCACCCACAAAGAGGAATTCCCAGCCCTTAAGGCTTGCCCTAACTGCTGGATCCATATTTTCCACTGTAGTTCGGTCTTTCCATCCCCCGGCATCTATTATTGCTTGTATCTGCCAAACTCCTGTCCCTATTTGTTACAGAGGAAGTTTGAACAAATCAGAAGCTCAAAGTGATATGCTAAGGCGATTCTCTGAATTTGGTCCATTGAGCTTCTTAACTCGCCATTGAACCCAAAGAATGAGCATGTATAGTCAAGTGACATCTCTTGAAGCTGTGTCATCATACATTCTTCTGAGTTTACTGTGCATGcatagtaaaaaagaaaaagttaaagAGTTTCTGATTTACTGCAATCTCCAAGAATGCAGATGCTTTACTGATTTGGCATGACAGCTTAACAATGTGGATGTTGTAATTACCGACCAAATTCCCATCTGGCTTGATCCAATCCCAACTTTGGATTCTCAAGAAGATAAGGAATTCTATTCCAATGAAAATCTGCATCTGGTTGGAAATCTGCATCAAATATTGCTACAAACTCACAATTCTCACCATGTTTTGTATCGAAACCCTCTTTTAGAGCACCTGCCTTGTAGCCATTCCGATTTCTCCTTGTTTCATACTTGACATGATTACCTTTCTGTATCCCCTTTTATATTCTATTTCAACTGATTCCTGCATGATTCtaaataggtttaattactctgttggtccctatagtttggccgaatttttaattaggtccctatagtttttttccttttaatcgAGTCCCTataccaatttttttgttttaatcgGGTCCTTAGTCGCAGTCAACGATAAATAAAACGTTGACCTGTGTTAAAGTTACGAAAATACCCTTGTGTCTAACCCTACATAATCCTTGGCCTATCCTGAAACTCCAGAATCGTGTTCTGTTCATTGTTCTCCTCTTCTCCCTTTCTTCTGatttcttgctgaaattttctCATCTTGCATGGATTCCACCCAACGTTCTTCGAGAATATCGAGTTCAAGAACTCTCAACAAGAAAAGACATTTGTGTTACTGTGGGGAGGCAGTTGTTGTTCTGTCTTCTTCTGAAGTGGCCAGCCATGGAAGGAGGTACGTAGCTTGTGGACGAGTGCCAAGGTGCAGTTTTTTCGAGTGGATTGACAATGAAGATGATATGAAAAGTGAGTGGTTGAAGCAGAAGGAGAGGAGGAGTCGTTGCTTCTGTGGAAACTCTCTGATTCTGAAAAGTTCTAATACACCCAAGAATCCAAACAGAAGGTTCATGTCTTGCCCAAGTAGAAGATGCAAATTTTTTGAGTGGGTTGATGAAGAAAAGAAGGTTCGTGATGCTTGCTTATTGTCTTCAGAGTATCACTCTGGTCAGGTAGAGGGTGAAATTAGGggtgaaaaagcacaagaaagaaGGGTTGATAGGCTTAGTGTTGACACGGAGAGGTTGAAGGTTGAGATTGGAGAAGTTGACGATTGTGTTGGAAGAATCTGTGTAGAGCTGAATTCAGTCCAGGAGGAACTTCGAAAGTTggaagaaaacatgaagaagcAGACCAANNNNNNNNNNNNNNNNNNNNNNNNNNNNNNNNNNNNNNNNNNNNNNNNNNNNNNNNNNNNNNNNNNNNNNNNNNNNNNNNNNNNNNNNNNNNNNNNNNNNNNNNNNNNNNNNNNNNNNNNNNNNNNNNNNNNNNNNNNNNNNNNNNNNNNNNNNNNNNNNNNNNNNNNNNNNNNNNNNNNNNNNNNNNNNNNNNNNNNNNNNNNNNNNNNNNNNNNNNNNNNNNNNNNNNNNNNNNNNNNNNNNNNNNNNNNNNGGTACTCCATTTGTTCTTCCCATCTTCAATCTTTCACTTCTTCTTATCCCAAAAGTTCTAATCTTAGGCAAAGGCTGTGTAACTGGTGCTACTTGTGAAGTTGGCTGAATGAGTGGTTCAATGAAGGGAGTTGGTTGAGTTGCTGGTGTATGTGGAGGATTTGCAGCAGCTCCAGTAGCAGGTGCACCAGATCCAGCAAGGGGTGAGTCATTTGCAGAACCAGATCCAGTAAGAGGTGACACAGTTGTAGATCCAAATTCAGCAGCAAAGGTATTTGGTGCAGGGGCTGATGCAACAACagctaaatttttaaatcattccATCACTAAATCCAAACAATTATGTAGTATCCAATAGCAAAATATAGTTATACTTGTGAAACTAGTTGTTTTTCCTCTGCTAAGTCCAACACCCCTTCCTCTGCCTCTCCCCCTTGCAGCAGATCCAGCAACTAATTCAGTAGCAGTAGTAAGTGAGCCATTTGCAGCATCAGATTCAGCAGCAGCAGTGTCATTCGTAGCAGCAGATTCAGCAACAGCAGTAGTTGGTGCAGAGGCTGATAGAACAAAAGTGTAATGGTTAATTCATTTCATAATAGAACATTATCAATCCTCTAGTACCAGCAACAAATCCTAGAAGTACCTGTTACAGTAGTTCCTCTTCCTTTGCCCCTTCCTCTACCCAGTACCGCACCCCTTCCTCTGCCTCTCCCCCTTGAAGCAGCTCCAGCATCTTGTGCACCATCAGATGCAGCAGCAGCAGGTTCAGGAGCTAATGCAAGTTCCCAAGAATCAAGACAACATTATAGAAAAGAACTGGTACAATCAACAATTATGTAACAACAACAAAGCAAGATTTACCTGAGAGAATAGGATTTGGGCAGTGTCTCCTGTTGTGTCCATACTGGCCACAGTTGCTGCAAGTCACAGAGGTACCCGTCCTTCTATACTTTGTTTGCGATCTATTTTCATCAGGTTCTCTAATCCGCACCATTCTTGGTCGACCAGGTTTAACCCTGAAAACTGGGGGTATGATGGTATCACAGTTCACTTTTGGCCACATGTTCTCTCCATTAATTGGAGCAATTGATTTTCCATAGGTTGCAAGGTAAGCTCCTGGACTATAGTAGTTGCTGCAATACTCTTCGGAATTATCACCCTTTTCAAAGATGGCACTGCATGCATGAGGGCATGGCATGCCACTTAAACCCCAAAATCGACAGCTGCAAGTACCAGCTAACAAATCCACCACAAACCTTTCCATGAtcatcctatttttgtgatgtaCCTCAAATTTCAGATCGCCTGCCCATCTAGCTTGCCATTCCATACTTCTTGTTGCAATGACATCCAACCTCTTTTTGGGTTTAGGAAGAATGGATCCTTCATACTTCTcagccttcttcttcttctctgcaaaTCTTGACATCCAGTAGCATCTAATCCACTCAAACATCGTCAGAATGGGCTTGTCTCTTGCCTCAAGAATCCTGCCATTGAAAGCCTCTGATATGTTATTCATTAGCATATCACTCTTTGCCA
This portion of the Arachis duranensis cultivar V14167 chromosome 6, aradu.V14167.gnm2.J7QH, whole genome shotgun sequence genome encodes:
- the LOC107493561 gene encoding LOW QUALITY PROTEIN: histidine--tRNA ligase, chloroplastic/mitochondrial-like (The sequence of the model RefSeq protein was modified relative to this genomic sequence to represent the inferred CDS: substituted 2 bases at 2 genomic stop codons); translation: MPATPFSCSYLILQPRFNSYFNPLFRSFTYQLSTSPLSFNGIKFTAARVHSSLSPAAETDSQSGGGGRSGALSPGPIVAGEVQRIDVNPPKGTRDFPPEEMRLRNWLFNNFKEVSRLYGFEEVDFPVLENEALFTRKAGEEIKDQLYCFEDRGNRRVALRPELTPSLARLVIQKGKSVPLPLKWFTVGQCWRYERMTRGRRREQXXNCLNVPCNKAEAELISSIVTLFKRIGIKESDVGFKVSSRKVLQEVLKCYSIPESLFGKVCVIIDKIEKIPVDEVKKELMAAGVSQEAVEELLQVLSVKSLTGLEEKLGSSGKAIADLKQLFSLAEKFGYSEWIQFDASVVRGLAYYTGIVFEGFDREGKLRAICGGGRYDHLFSTFGADDIPACGFGFGDAVVVELLREKGLLPDLSLQMDYIVCALDEDLQGAAAMVAHVLRKKGQSVDLVLESKPLKWVFKRAARNNAQRLVLVGSSEWQRGVVGVKILATGEQYEVKLDELI